The following is a genomic window from Paenibacillus sp. FSL R5-0766.
GGTTAAAAATCGCTCTAATACGTATTCAACCAAGTGGAGGCACATTTATTTTGAGCCAATCAAATCGAAAACGTCATCAATATCCGCGTGGACCGCTGGCATTGATGAGAGGGGTGTACAAATACACCATTCCGGAAACACGGAAGGCACTGAATGGATGGCGTGCTCAAGCTGAGGCGATTCCGAATGAGGAATTGCGTACACAGGCACTTGCCAGTCTGAAGGATAAACAGTTTCACTGTGAAGGCGGAACCGTCTACGCTTTAGCTGATTTGCCCAACAGACACATTCTCATTCCGCTGATCGTTTCTTATCAAACTATTAGTGATTATTTGGACAATCTGTGCGACCGCAGCACCTCGATGGACCCGGATGACTTTCGTCTTCTCCATCAATCCATGCTTGATGCGGTAGATCCCGAAGCAATTCCCGTCAATTATTATGCCCTCCGTGAGGAGCAGGATGATGGTGGATATCTGCGGAATCTGGTGACCACATGTCAGGAACTGACCCGTCAGTTACCAGGCTATACGTCCGCCAAGCCCCAAATTCAGGATCTGGCAGGCCTATACACGGACCTGCAGGTATATAAGCATATCAAGCCGGAACTGAGAGAAACGGCACTGCTCGAATGGTGGTCGGAGCATCGTCATCGCACACCTCAGTTTCGTTGGAACGAATTCGCTGCTGCGACTGGCTCTACACTGGGCGTTTTCATGCTGTTTCTGGCTGCGAGTGACGATCAGTTGACTGAAGAGCAAGCGGCCTCGATCCACACGGCCTATTTCCCACATGTATGCGCACTGCACATTATGCTTGATTATTTAATTGATCAGGATGAGGACCGCATCGGGGGAGATCTCAACTTCTGCAACTATTATGAGAATGTGGAGACAATGCTGGACCGAATTGCTTTTATTGTCGAGATGGCACGCAGTGATGTACAGAAGATTCCGGGAAGCTCCTTTCACCGGATGATCATCGAAGGACTGATAGCCATTTACCTGTCTGATCCCAAAGTCAGCGAACAACAGGAAGTTCGCGTCGTATCCAAACGTCTGCTGAAAAATAGTCCGATCACAAGAATATTTTTCTTCATTTTCAGTCGCTGGATACGAAAAAATATGTAAGTCAGGTGTGATATTGCGGAGCCTGAAGTGAAACTAGAGGAGGAAGAAACATCATGACAGCAGTAAAGAAAATCGCAGTATTAACGAGCGGTGGTGATTCACAGGGGATGAACGCGGCTGTTCGTGCGGTTGTTCGCAGCGGACTGTTTCACGGTCTCGAAGTATATGGAGTTCAACGTGGATACCAGGGTCTTTTGAATAATGACATTTTCCCAATGGATTTGCGGAGTGTAGGGGATATCATCCAACGTGGGGGAACGGTTCTTCAATCAGCACGTTGCAAGGAGTTCTATACCGCTGAAGGTCAGCAAAAAGGTGCGGACATTCTGCGTGCACGTGGCATTGACGGTCTGGTTGTTATCGGTGGGGATGGTTCTTACAACGGAGCAAACAAACTGAGCAAGCTGGGCATTAACACCATGGGTCTGCCAGGAACGATTGATAACGATGTTTCATTCACCGACTATACCATCGGATTTGATACAGCTGTAAGCATAGTAGTTGATGCAGTAAACAAATTACGTGATACGATGTCTTCACACGAACGTTCTTCCATCGTGGAAGTTATGGGTCGTCACTGTGGGGATATCGCTCTGCATGCCGGACTTGCTTCGGGTGCTGAAACGATTCTTGTACCGGAAGTTCCGTTTGACATGGACGAAGTGGCTGACCGTATGAAAGCTAACTTTGCACATGGCAAACGCCACAGTATTATTATCGTTGCTGAAGGCGTGGGCAAGGGTGAAGATGTAGCAAAAGAACTGATGGAACGTTGCCCAACGTATGAGCCACGTGTAACCGTTCTGGGTCACATTCAGCGTGGGGGTACGCCAACACCTTTCGACCGTAACCTGGCAAGCCGTCTGGGCGACTTCGCTGTTCGCAGTCTGATTGCAGGCGAGACAGACAAAGGTTGTGGCATTATCAAGGGTGAACTTACCCTGACAGATATTGATAAAGTGGTTAACACAAAAAAAGATTTCGATATGGAAACGTACCAGCTTGCACAACGTTTGTCCCAATAATAATTCGATTCAAAAACAAAGAGCACAATCCCGCATTGACGAGGATTGTGCTCTTTTTGTTGTTTTCCAAAGTAAGTGAGTGTTCCGATGTTACGCGTTACGGAGTGCCGCTTGTTTTTGTACCCGAAAGAGTCTCCAGAGAAGCGCTGTTGCTCCTGCAGCAAGACCGGCAATGAGGCCGATCCAGTATCCAAAGGCGCCGAGTGAAGTATACGTAGCTGTTAGGTAACCTACAGGCAGACCAATGATCCAATATGCTACAAACGTAATGATCAAAGCCGGATTAACATCTTTGTAGCCACGTAATGCTCCTTGAGTCGGTGTGGCAATTGCATCCGAGATCTGAAAGAAGATGGCGTAGATAAGGAAATGCTGCGTAAGTGCAATGACCTCTCGATCGTTTGAATACACGCCTGCAATCTGTTCACCGAACACAATCAACACGATGGCTGTCAGCAGTGATAGCCCAATGGCCCCACCTATTCCAAGCAGGCTGTATTGTTTGGCGTCTCTCAGACGCCCGGCACCTGCCTCGAAGCCCACAAGGATGGTAAGAGCCATACATATGCTCACAGGTAACATGTAGAGCGTAGAAGCGAAATTCAGCGCCGCCTGGTGGGCAGCAATTGTTGTGGTATCGAAACGGCTCATCATTAAAGTCACAGCAGCAAAGATGGACGTTTCGAAAAAAGTCGCGAATCCG
Proteins encoded in this region:
- a CDS encoding tetraprenyl-beta-curcumene synthase family protein — translated: MSQSNRKRHQYPRGPLALMRGVYKYTIPETRKALNGWRAQAEAIPNEELRTQALASLKDKQFHCEGGTVYALADLPNRHILIPLIVSYQTISDYLDNLCDRSTSMDPDDFRLLHQSMLDAVDPEAIPVNYYALREEQDDGGYLRNLVTTCQELTRQLPGYTSAKPQIQDLAGLYTDLQVYKHIKPELRETALLEWWSEHRHRTPQFRWNEFAAATGSTLGVFMLFLAASDDQLTEEQAASIHTAYFPHVCALHIMLDYLIDQDEDRIGGDLNFCNYYENVETMLDRIAFIVEMARSDVQKIPGSSFHRMIIEGLIAIYLSDPKVSEQQEVRVVSKRLLKNSPITRIFFFIFSRWIRKNM
- the pfkA gene encoding 6-phosphofructokinase — encoded protein: MTAVKKIAVLTSGGDSQGMNAAVRAVVRSGLFHGLEVYGVQRGYQGLLNNDIFPMDLRSVGDIIQRGGTVLQSARCKEFYTAEGQQKGADILRARGIDGLVVIGGDGSYNGANKLSKLGINTMGLPGTIDNDVSFTDYTIGFDTAVSIVVDAVNKLRDTMSSHERSSIVEVMGRHCGDIALHAGLASGAETILVPEVPFDMDEVADRMKANFAHGKRHSIIIVAEGVGKGEDVAKELMERCPTYEPRVTVLGHIQRGGTPTPFDRNLASRLGDFAVRSLIAGETDKGCGIIKGELTLTDIDKVVNTKKDFDMETYQLAQRLSQ